The genomic region GCATTCAAAAATCAGCATTCCTTCAGTAATGCTACAATAACCAATCACTTCTACTGTACTGGTTTTCCTGACAGAGTGAGGGCCACTGCTTTTCACTCCAAAGGCATCAAATCTGAAAGTGTCCAAAACCAGTATTTTCACACTGCATACAATTTTAGTCATagtcagaaaaataaataaaaaggtacaAATCGGCTCACGTATACTGATTGCACTTTGTCCTCTAGACCCTCGTCTACTACCATACTGTTGGTCTAGTCTGACGATACCGGTTTGATTATAAGCCATTATTCATAATGTGATATCTTTACAtggtacaataaaacaaaagtgttaCAGTGACAAAAGCACTACTTTTGATAATACAGAGGCAATCACAGATTGCAATTCTTTTTGTCTCTAGTAACAATTGTCCTGCCCTTTTGGGGCCTTCATGATTCCCAAACTGTTATCAGAAAACTCCAGTCGCAAAAGAGAAGTCACCACCTGGTACATGTCCAATAGAACGCTtggaaaagtaaagaaaaaacattccTCATACTGAAATGCCATGTTACCCCATGTATATCAGGGATTAACCAACTCAAAACCTTTTCATGGACAAATTGTCTACTGGTTTGGCAACCTTGTTTTCAACTACTTGTCAAAAACTAATTGGCATCTTACAATCTTGTTTTGGGTCTATTAAAAATGAATACTCAAATCtgatcttaaaaacatgaaaaatactttttcatGTAAGTGGAGACACTGGACTCCTATTTCCCTTTTTGTAAAAATGCAATCACAGCACACATGACGCactcgtgagtttgtgaacgAGCAAGATCCTTTCCTGAACACAAGTCAGGTGAAGCTGGTCTTCATGGAGGAAAGCTGCAGATGGGCGATGTGGCCACAGGGCGGAGCAGAGGACATGGCACTGTGTGAAGGCCTGGCTGGACCAGTGCCTTGTTAGGAGAGCAAATGATGATGGGAGGGTTCCATCTCAAACTTTGTTCATTTCCTGCTGCATTCTTGTCCCCttatttttggctgttttgctctTCGGCAGGTTAGTGTTCAGTCATTGTGAAGTTTTTCAACACCACCCTGGAGGGAGACATAGAAGCATCTCATTAACCACATGTCAGTCAAATGCTCTAGAGATAACAGCAGTCTCCTTTTCAGAAAAACACTGAGTGGTCACTGTTTTCATGTACACCACCtacaatatttcagttttttttttttttaaacaaatgattttcttttttcaaaataacattgACTTTCAATGCACAAGATTATTTTACTGTAATTGGCTTCAATCCAGACAAAGAGAGCACTAAATGATCTCCCACACAGCCAAAGAGGGGGAAATGGGAACAAAGACCCAAGTCTGACCCAAGAGCCAGAATTGCAGGGCTGATGGTAAACACAAACAGCGAATGGTTGGAGTGGTCAGCCCATCCTGACTGGCCCCACTGTGAGAAACAACAGCTCTTAATCTGCTTTCACGCTCTCAGTCTGAGTCAAACGGAGGCGCCGCTGACACACTCCAATTTACAGACAGAATGAGGTGAGCCTTGTGGGCACAAGCCTAATGAAGTCATCAAAGCCCACTCAACTGATGAGATCATTATGAAGGAAAGCTAGTGCCTTGTGAACTCTGAACAACTTTGAGATATTTGACAggtttgtaaaagtaaaaggctgtttgtttagtctgtgtttagttgtgcatatttttgtgtaattatcaTTCCATTACAGTGGAATGTTTTGTCCATAGTATATGAAAAAGTGTAAGGTCATAAATTCCAAGAAGTCACCACTAAGTAACCCACGAGCCTCTTTTAcagagctgtatcagaataaaAAAAGCTTTCATTTCTTTAACTGTAATTTTCTGTGACCACATGAGGCTTTAAATggtctttttcttttctaaatACATGCTGTATTAAACCTGTAATATCCCAtcataatgcaaaaataaaatcaaactttatcaAAACTTTATCTGTTTTAAGTACTTAAAACTTAGGTGCACAATAAATAGCTTATTTAATATGAAAACCTACCAGTGATATGTTGCCTTGATAACTCTCATATTTCATTTTAGACAAATACTCTAGTCGTGACATATTTAATTACCATAGCAAGCTGGCGGCCAATGTTTCCCACAGTGACTCCACCTGAGAAGAAAATACACGGGAGCCAGGAGCGAACATACAGGAAGTCTGGCGAAGTGTACCTGGAACAAGCAAAGGAAAACTGTTTATTAGATGTTACATTGACTATATTATActgatgacctttgacctattTATGGGAATTTGTTATATTATAGGAATTTGCGATGGTATGTGTGGTTACATTGCATAATTACTGTTGTTCTAAAGTCATCGtaatatttgaaaaacataagaacaatgttgaaaatatttgatagaagtttactcaaaataaaatacaatactaaCAACTTGCTTCTCTGTGTGGGATCTTTTAATGTCTGTTTGAGCTTGTCTTTTGAAGCCAACATTTTATATCTCCCTTTCCCAGTTCACTGATTTTGAAGATTTGCCAGTGAAGCAGGTAGGGAGGCAAGTTAATTGGGCTCCCGCTAACACAGGGGCTCCCAAAAATAAATACCAACTTCTTCATACACTGAATCAGTTTTTCATTATGTTTGCCGAATTCAAGACATGAATGAATTCCTTTATGCCATAACTTACTGGTAGACTCCGTTGTAGACTAGAACCTGCGAGATAACCGTGGCTAGGAAGGCTGTGGTGATGCCCAGACCAAAACCACTTCTGGATCGGTCGAAGGTCCACCAAAGTCCCAGAGACAGGGCTGCCAGGGTGAGGGACAGTTGGACGGTGTTATCAATATCCAGTTTCTGTAATGTGTGGCAGTTAAGGGCAATGACAAACGTTTGACTTAACTTCAGTCTGAAATATTattaagcaaataaaaaaagggTTAATAACAACATTGTATAGGGTATTACCAAAACAATccagatatttttaaaacaatgcaaTTTAACTTgataccattttatttttttgccagaGTTTTATAGATTAGATGTGAAAAGGATACAACACTGGCATGGTTGATGCCGACAAACACAGCAATGCATCTCATGACGCTGGCCCACTCCCTCTTGAACTTGTGCGGTTCTCCCAGGTGGCTGTCCAGACACGGGTACAGCAGGCCCACCACAGCTGtgcacagtcacacacacaaacacaagataGAAGATAAGCATAGGTCCTGAGAAAGTCTGCACTGGAAAATACTGTGGGGAAGTAGGGTTTTGCTAAGCATGCACTTCTATGTAGGCTGGTAGGCCTATACTTGTCAGGATTAGAGGAAACAAGGCTTTTTGCATATTTAGTTGTATAGGCTTAGTTCCGCCTATAATGTGACCCATCCATTTTAAATGGTTACTTAAAAATTGGCCTAACAAACGTTCCCTATTCAGTCTATAAAATGGGGAAGAACCGACATGCTGCAGTACAAAGTTGTCTTTTATATACAAGCCCCTCCGCCCTTCAGAGGCACAGCCATAAGGTTTCAGATTACACAGAGGGAGGCTACTACTGTTTTCCTTCTGATGCCTTTTCTCCTCTTCGCGGcaaaaagagggggaggagctctGAACTGTTTTTCTGACACTTCCTGGGTCTCAGCCTCAGAGGCACCGCCCCCTCCGCTCACCCGTTATTACGCCATCCAATGAGAGCGCAGCGCACCTCGTGCTCGGACagtttgaccaatcagagagcgaCTTTCGTCACCAGCTGCAGCAAGCCCCAATTTCTCCATATGTGGCTGCTAGACTAAACAACAATGCCCTGCATGTCCTCGAACAAAGACAgattatataataattaaacataACAGTGCTGGCTGATCATGCACGAGTTGTACCCAATCAATTATTACGCAAAGGCCAGTAGAATGTCGGCAAATTAAAACTATTACAAGGTGATagtagtgagaaaaaaaagaaatggtgTCTCCAGTATCACTGTAAGAAAACCTATGCTAAATCATTGATATAAAAAGCTCAGTTACTCTTTTCATATTTGACCTCTCAAACTGTGTGCTGTAGCCCACTCACCTGCCCCTGTGCCGCAGCATGGCGGGATCCACCAGGCAGACGAGAACAAAGTTGTCATGACCTCCTCGGGAAAGAGGGTGACGTTTCTCTGGATCTGCAGCAGGTTGAGCACCAGGGCGAGGATGGCTCCCACCGTGAACAGGACCAGACCACGGCGGATGAGGTTGGCTGTGCGGACGTCGTGCAGAGAGCCGTAAGCTTGGCTCAGCATGGAGGTGATGAGGGACATCATTTCTTCGGCTTTGTATACGAACCACTTGGCTCCAGATAAGTGTTTAGATGTACAAGAGCAGTGGTCCTCAAGTCTCGGCATTTGGCACTGCAGAACCAGACACACACTAATGATCACTAGTTAACTTGAACCTAGGTGAACATGCTTTTACTATCCTGCTTTGTCCAACTCTGCAAGTT from Periophthalmus magnuspinnatus isolate fPerMag1 chromosome 20, fPerMag1.2.pri, whole genome shotgun sequence harbors:
- the insig1 gene encoding insulin-induced gene 1 protein — translated: MPRLEDHCSCTSKHLSGAKWFVYKAEEMMSLITSMLSQAYGSLHDVRTANLIRRGLVLFTVGAILALVLNLLQIQRNVTLFPEEVMTTLFSSAWWIPPCCGTGAAVVGLLYPCLDSHLGEPHKFKREWASVMRCIAVFVGINHASVKLDIDNTVQLSLTLAALSLGLWWTFDRSRSGFGLGITTAFLATVISQVLVYNGVYQYTSPDFLYVRSWLPCIFFSGGVTVGNIGRQLAMGGVEKLHND